From Phoenix dactylifera cultivar Barhee BC4 unplaced genomic scaffold, palm_55x_up_171113_PBpolish2nd_filt_p 000559F, whole genome shotgun sequence, one genomic window encodes:
- the LOC103722110 gene encoding putative L-cysteine desulfhydrase 1 — translation MDPHGDGHAENGRHDGDDTNGPLPKRPRPSPPISASEIRDEFSHHDPAVARINNGSFGSCPASVLAAQLRWQRLFLRQPDDFYFNRLQPSLLRSRVLIKDFINADDIDEVSLVDNATTAAAIVLQHVSWAFSEGHFNKGDAVVMLHYAFGAVKKSIQAYVTRAGGHVIEVPLPFPVTSNEEIVQEFCKALELGKSNGRKVRLAVIDHITSMPSVVIPVKELTKICREEGVDKVFVDAAHAIGSIEVDVKDIGADFYTSNLHKWFFCPPSVAFLYSKKSRASTNLHHPVVSHEYGNGLPIESGWIGTRDYSAQLVVSSVMDFIDRFEGGIEGIRKRNHDKVVEMGKMLAESWRTCLGSPPDMCASMIMVGLPGCLGISSEKDALKFRSLLRDRFHVEVPVYHRSPKDGESGSSAVTGYVRISHQVYNVEDDYIRLRNAINKLVQDGFHCTKLPSS, via the coding sequence ATGGATCCCCACGGAGACGGCCACGCTGAGAACGGCCGCCACGACGGCGACGACACCAACGGGCCCCTCCCGAAGCGGCCGCGGCCTTCTCCACCCATCTCCGCCTCTGAGATCCGCGACGAGTTCTCCCACCACGACCCCGCCGTAGCCCGCATCAACAACGGCAGCTTCGGCAGCTGCCCGGCCTCCGTTCTCGCCGCCCAGCTCCGGTGGCAGCGCCTCTTCCTCCGCCAGCCCGACGACTTCTACTTTAACCGCCTCCAGCCCTCCCTCCTCCGCTCTCGCGTGCTCATCAAAGACTTCATCAACGCCGACGACATCGACGAGGTCTCCCTCGTCGACAACGCCACCACCGCTGCCGCCATCGTCCTCCAGCACGTCTCCTGGGCCTTCTCCGAGGGCCACTTCAACAAGGGCGACGCCGTCGTCATGCTCCACTACGCCTTTGGTGCCGTCAAGAAGTCCATCCAGGCCTACGTCACCCGCGCCGGCGGCCATGTCATCGAGGTCCCCCTCCCCTTCCCGGTGACCTCCAACGAGGAGATCGTTCAAGAATTCTGCAAGGCGTTGGAGCTTGGGAAATCCAATGGCCGGAAGGTCCGGCTGGCCGTGATCGACCACATTACTTCCATGCCGAGCGTCGTGATCCCTGTCAAAGAATTGACCAAGATTTGCCGTGAGGAGGGCGTAGACAAGGTGTTTGTGGATGCGGCGCATGCAATTGGGAGCATTGAGGTCGACGTGAAGGACATTGGGGCTGACTTCTACACCAGCAACCTCCACAAGTGGTTCTTTTGCCCCCCTTCGGTTGCGTTCTTGTACTCCAAGAAGAGTAGGGCTTCAACCAATTTGCACCACCCAGTGGTCTCACATGAGTATGGGAATGGTCTCCCCATCGAGAGCGGATGGATTGGTACCCGGGATTACAGTGCCCAGCTTGTAGTGTCATCGGTGATGGATTTCATTGATAGGTTTGAAGGAGGGATTGAAGGCATTCGCAAGCGGAATCACGATAAGGTTGTGGAGATGGGGAAGATGCTGGCTGAGTCATGGCGCACTTGTCTTGGGTCGCCACCAGATATGTGCGCAAGCATGATCATGGTTGGTCTGCCTGGATGTTTGGGGATTTCAAGTGAGAAGGATGCTCTGAAGTTTAGGAGTCTCTTGAGAGATCGATTCCATGTTGAGGTTCCTGTATATCATCGGTCTCCAAAGGATGGTGAAAGTGGGAGCAGTGCCGTGACTGGGTATGTGAGAATTTCTCATCAGGTGTATAATGTGGAGGATGACTACATAAGGCTCAGGAATGCAATCAACAAACTTGTTCAAGATGGATTCCATTGCACAAAGCTGCCATCCAGTTAG